A genomic segment from Myxococcales bacterium encodes:
- a CDS encoding trypsin-like serine protease, with the protein MLALAACTNTVDDASGDEASAMIGGQENATTAPAVGALVHYFNGADGPLYDNFCTATLIAPKRVLTAKHCTMATRGKFGFALGPIARSDVLQRTGPTRVIEADSFVEVTAVGEGGALGIGSDVAVVRLKQAIMDIAPLPVADVRPTDLGETMTVVGYGMREDGTRGARRAGKVTIKALRGNALASLVPFEAYQQAFGGDVAESRSAYDATTLLEGYELAVARAPGANGAQPCEGDSGGPLLRKKGRSFEVLGVASLVFQKPGEECTYGTVYATLGPKARTLVEAERGAR; encoded by the coding sequence GTGTTGGCGCTCGCCGCCTGCACCAACACGGTGGACGACGCGTCCGGCGACGAAGCCTCCGCGATGATCGGAGGCCAAGAAAACGCCACCACAGCGCCGGCAGTGGGCGCCCTCGTTCACTACTTCAACGGCGCTGACGGTCCCCTTTACGACAACTTCTGTACCGCCACGCTGATTGCCCCGAAGCGCGTGCTGACGGCCAAACACTGCACCATGGCTACGCGAGGCAAGTTCGGCTTCGCGCTGGGCCCCATTGCCCGCTCCGACGTGCTTCAGCGAACCGGGCCGACCCGCGTCATCGAGGCTGACTCGTTTGTCGAAGTGACGGCCGTTGGCGAGGGCGGCGCCCTTGGCATCGGTAGCGATGTCGCTGTGGTGCGATTGAAGCAAGCGATCATGGACATCGCACCGCTGCCCGTTGCCGATGTGCGGCCCACCGATCTTGGCGAGACCATGACCGTGGTTGGCTACGGCATGCGAGAAGACGGAACGAGGGGCGCCCGCCGCGCTGGCAAGGTGACGATCAAAGCGTTGCGGGGCAACGCGCTCGCGTCGCTGGTGCCATTCGAGGCGTATCAGCAAGCCTTCGGCGGCGACGTGGCTGAAAGCCGTTCGGCGTACGACGCGACCACGCTGCTCGAGGGCTACGAACTCGCGGTTGCGCGCGCGCCCGGAGCCAACGGCGCGCAGCCCTGCGAAGGCGACTCTGGTGGACCTTTGCTGCGTAAGAAGGGGCGTTCCTTCGAAGTCCTCGGCGTGGCGTCTTTGGTCTTTCAGAAGCCGGGCGAGGAATGCACCTACGGGACGGTCTACGCCACGCTCGGCCCAAAGGCTCGCACGCTCGTTGAGGCAGAGCGCGGAGCGCGGTGA